A stretch of [Clostridium] scindens DNA encodes these proteins:
- a CDS encoding CD1375 family protein: MPKIYAYLIRKGEKTIDQVPGNIREEVQQLLGDADDQRIQDID, encoded by the coding sequence ATGCCAAAGATATATGCGTACTTAATCCGAAAAGGGGAGAAAACCATTGATCAGGTTCCGGGAAATATTAGGGAAGAAGTTCAGCAACTTCTGGGTGATGCAGATGATCAGAGAATTCAGGACATTGATTAA
- a CDS encoding CD1375 family protein, producing MAVIYATLIVKGKKTIAQVPDTIREQVKQILIDLEVPELAEKLME from the coding sequence ATGGCAGTTATCTATGCTACCCTGATTGTGAAGGGCAAAAAGACCATTGCCCAGGTGCCAGATACGATTAGGGAACAGGTGAAACAGATCCTGATTGATCTGGAGGTGCCAGAACTGGCAGAAAAATTGATGGAATAG
- a CDS encoding phage holin family protein — protein MNKMNMNYADAIIDGYNAIVGTVVAVLSYILGEHWILFVAFLLLNVADWITGWMKSRMAGKENSVKGWQGVLKKLGYWIMVMVAFGAGAVFIEIGKAIGVNLGITTLLGWFVLASLIINEIRSILENFVEAGYNVPAILTKGLQVADSIVNNDSEDA, from the coding sequence ATGAATAAAATGAACATGAATTATGCAGATGCAATCATTGATGGATACAATGCAATTGTTGGGACAGTGGTGGCTGTGCTTTCTTACATATTAGGAGAACACTGGATTTTGTTCGTGGCGTTTTTACTGCTTAATGTGGCGGATTGGATCACCGGCTGGATGAAGAGCCGGATGGCCGGGAAAGAGAATTCAGTCAAGGGGTGGCAAGGTGTTTTGAAAAAACTTGGATACTGGATCATGGTAATGGTGGCATTCGGTGCTGGTGCAGTCTTTATTGAAATTGGAAAGGCGATAGGGGTTAACCTGGGAATCACAACATTATTAGGCTGGTTCGTCCTAGCATCCCTTATTATCAATGAAATCAGATCTATTTTGGAGAATTTCGTAGAAGCTGGCTATAATGTTCCAGCCATATTAACTAAAGGTCTGCAGGTGGCAGACAGCATCGTGAATAATGATTCAGAGGACGCGTAA
- a CDS encoding N-acetylmuramoyl-L-alanine amidase: MGTYNVHAGHCPQGQGASGAVGLLQESVEDRKVKNRVISALQSAGHVVYDCTDDSNCNVSQNLRNIVAKCNAHSVDLDVSIHLNAGGGTGVEVWCYDGKTANIASAICQNVSTALGISNRGVKYSTGLYVLRKTKAPALLVECCFVDNQNDYSHWNVEKCGDDIASAIAGKTVQGNASAPAQNPAPTPNAGFDFAGWVGRLQAECNAQEFSRQKVDRIPGPITLAGCPLIKRGASGNITRLVQERLNSLGFCCGVDGDYGRAPFHETYDAVIAYQRANDLVPNGIVGQKTWSKLLGLS, from the coding sequence ATGGGAACTTATAATGTACATGCAGGACACTGCCCTCAGGGGCAGGGAGCGAGTGGAGCAGTAGGATTATTGCAGGAGTCAGTAGAAGACAGGAAAGTTAAGAACAGGGTAATCTCAGCATTGCAGTCAGCGGGCCATGTAGTCTATGACTGTACGGATGACAGCAATTGTAACGTAAGCCAGAACCTCCGAAACATCGTTGCTAAGTGCAATGCACACTCGGTAGATCTGGACGTATCTATCCACCTGAATGCCGGAGGAGGCACAGGGGTGGAGGTCTGGTGTTATGATGGCAAGACAGCGAATATCGCGAGTGCGATCTGCCAGAATGTATCTACTGCGCTGGGGATTTCTAACAGAGGAGTCAAATATTCGACTGGTCTGTACGTCCTTAGAAAGACGAAAGCGCCAGCATTGCTGGTGGAGTGCTGCTTCGTGGATAATCAGAATGACTATAGCCATTGGAACGTTGAAAAATGCGGTGATGATATTGCTTCCGCCATTGCGGGTAAAACTGTACAGGGTAATGCATCCGCTCCTGCACAAAATCCAGCGCCGACACCAAATGCAGGGTTTGACTTTGCAGGATGGGTAGGCAGGCTGCAGGCAGAATGTAATGCTCAGGAATTTTCAAGACAAAAAGTAGATCGCATTCCCGGCCCGATCACTCTGGCCGGATGCCCGCTGATAAAACGTGGGGCGAGCGGTAATATTACAAGGCTTGTACAGGAGCGGCTGAACTCTTTGGGCTTCTGCTGTGGTGTAGATGGCGATTATGGCCGGGCTCCGTTCCATGAGACCTATGACGCTGTAATAGCATATCAGAGAGCCAACGATCTTGTACCAAATGGAATCGTTGGACAGAAGACTTGGAGCAAGCTGCTGGGATTATCATAA
- a CDS encoding phosphatase, with translation MNIEIDTHTHTLASGHAYNTLREMAAMAAEKGLKGLAITEHSPKMPGTCHIFYFQNLRVVPRTMYGIELLLGTELNIMNEQGEVDLPQTLLKEMDIAIASMHTPCYEGEKTTEKITQAYLKVMENEYVDIIGHPDDGRFPADYKELAKAAKRTHTLLEVNNSSLRPTGFRVNTQENCLKMLKACKEEGAMIVLGSDSHVDVDIANYQYAAELVKKADFPEELVANSSLEKLKASLKRNKKV, from the coding sequence ATGAACATTGAAATTGACACGCATACCCATACGCTGGCCAGCGGCCATGCATATAATACCCTCAGGGAGATGGCGGCCATGGCTGCCGAAAAAGGCCTTAAAGGACTGGCCATCACCGAACATTCTCCAAAGATGCCCGGAACATGTCATATCTTTTACTTTCAGAACCTTAGAGTAGTTCCAAGAACCATGTACGGTATTGAACTGCTGCTGGGCACGGAGTTGAATATTATGAACGAGCAAGGAGAGGTAGACCTGCCGCAGACTCTATTGAAGGAAATGGATATCGCCATTGCCAGCATGCATACACCCTGTTATGAGGGAGAGAAGACCACGGAGAAGATCACGCAGGCATATTTGAAGGTGATGGAAAATGAATATGTAGATATTATCGGACATCCGGATGATGGAAGATTCCCGGCAGACTACAAGGAACTGGCGAAGGCCGCCAAACGGACCCATACATTGCTGGAGGTCAACAATTCCTCGCTCCGTCCTACTGGCTTCAGGGTGAATACCCAGGAGAACTGCCTGAAGATGTTAAAAGCATGCAAAGAAGAGGGCGCCATGATCGTGCTTGGAAGCGATTCTCATGTGGATGTGGATATTGCTAATTACCAGTATGCCGCAGAATTGGTAAAGAAAGCGGATTTTCCAGAAGAATTAGTGGCTAATTCCAGCCTGGAAAAATTGAAGGCTTCTTTAAAACGGAATAAAAAGGTATAG
- a CDS encoding YerC/YecD family TrpR-related protein has translation MSKKIRTEAVDYLFSAILSLKDKEECYTFFEDICTINELLSLSQRFEVAKMLREHKTYLEIAEKTGASTATISRVNRSLNYGNDGYDMVFERIKTKEEE, from the coding sequence ATGAGTAAAAAGATTAGGACTGAGGCAGTAGATTATCTGTTTAGTGCTATATTAAGTCTGAAAGATAAAGAAGAATGCTATACTTTTTTTGAGGATATCTGTACGATTAATGAATTGCTGTCATTATCCCAGAGATTCGAAGTGGCAAAGATGCTCAGAGAACATAAGACATACCTGGAGATTGCAGAGAAGACAGGTGCATCAACAGCGACCATAAGCCGTGTAAATCGTTCGTTAAACTACGGGAATGACGGATATGACATGGTATTCGAAAGAATCAAGACAAAAGAGGAAGAATAA
- a CDS encoding DUF1836 domain-containing protein, whose product MTIDTKDMLNSILSSISRIDYVRPGNIPNIDLYMDQVTTFMEEQLQSTKRHKDDKILTKTMINNYAKNNLLPPPVKKKYSKEHVLVMIFIYYFKNILSIKDIEALLAPITEKYFDNHEDFNITSIYEEICKLEKSRIENLQKDVAKSYNAALSSFADVPGTEQDYLQFFAFICSLSFDVYVKKLLIEKLIDDLPEPIQDKKKK is encoded by the coding sequence ATGACGATTGATACAAAAGATATGCTGAACAGCATTCTATCCAGCATCTCGCGAATTGATTACGTGAGACCGGGGAATATCCCGAATATAGATCTATACATGGATCAGGTAACTACCTTTATGGAGGAACAGCTTCAGTCTACCAAAAGGCATAAAGACGATAAGATTCTGACTAAGACGATGATCAACAATTACGCAAAAAATAATCTCCTGCCGCCTCCGGTAAAGAAGAAGTATTCCAAAGAGCATGTCCTGGTCATGATTTTCATATACTATTTTAAAAATATCCTTTCGATCAAGGATATCGAGGCGCTTTTGGCACCCATCACAGAGAAATATTTCGATAATCACGAGGACTTCAATATTACTTCTATCTACGAAGAGATCTGCAAACTGGAAAAATCCCGGATTGAGAACCTGCAAAAGGACGTTGCAAAGTCCTACAATGCTGCGCTTAGCAGTTTTGCCGATGTCCCTGGCACAGAACAGGATTATCTGCAATTCTTTGCATTCATCTGCAGCCTGAGTTTCGACGTATACGTAAAGAAACTGCTGATTGAAAAATTAATCGATGATCTTCCTGAGCCAATTCAGGATAAAAAGAAGAAATAA
- a CDS encoding 4Fe-4S binding protein, translating into MSVYSIYFSPTGGTAKVMDIVADVWKADAQIDLSVLEDDYENYQFKQEDICLFGVPSYGGRVPEAALARIRRMKAGNASAVMVVAYGNRAYDDTLLELKNELCECGYRVKAAIAAVTEHSIMRQFASGRPDPQDEKELREYARKIQDSMAQPGDVELRVPGTVPYREYNGVPFKPKAGSKCTSCGKCAAECPVGAIPKDAPSTVDEKKCISCMRCVAVCPYGARTLGKVMLLAASQKMKKACSGHKENELFLP; encoded by the coding sequence ATGAGCGTATATTCAATATATTTCAGCCCTACAGGGGGCACGGCAAAAGTAATGGACATTGTTGCGGATGTGTGGAAAGCGGATGCGCAGATTGATCTGTCCGTATTAGAAGATGATTATGAGAACTATCAGTTTAAGCAAGAAGACATCTGCCTGTTTGGCGTTCCATCCTATGGAGGAAGGGTTCCGGAAGCTGCGCTTGCCCGGATTCGGAGGATGAAGGCTGGCAATGCTTCGGCAGTCATGGTGGTGGCATATGGAAACCGCGCTTATGACGATACATTATTGGAACTTAAGAATGAACTCTGTGAATGCGGGTACCGGGTAAAGGCGGCCATTGCCGCAGTTACAGAGCACTCTATTATGAGACAGTTCGCAAGCGGACGGCCGGATCCGCAGGATGAAAAGGAATTAAGGGAGTACGCCCGCAAGATTCAGGACTCCATGGCTCAGCCTGGGGATGTGGAATTGAGAGTGCCTGGAACTGTGCCTTACAGGGAATATAATGGGGTGCCTTTTAAGCCAAAAGCAGGGAGCAAGTGCACCAGTTGCGGCAAATGCGCGGCGGAATGCCCGGTAGGGGCAATCCCGAAGGATGCGCCGTCAACGGTAGATGAAAAGAAGTGCATCTCCTGCATGCGCTGCGTGGCGGTCTGTCCTTATGGGGCGAGGACGCTTGGAAAGGTAATGCTGCTTGCCGCGTCCCAAAAGATGAAGAAAGCCTGCAGCGGCCATAAGGAAAATGAATTGTTTTTACCTTAG
- a CDS encoding HAD family hydrolase — MLKAVFVDYTGTIIKEDGPDIQQLIMRAYQNSNIESPKAMVAYWWNKVKRYEEESFGERFITEDEIVDQILEDCREEIHLEDDKNQLHELCRRFWVHAPAFDDTAEFFARCPLPVYIISNNGVKYIEESMAEKGLNPAGIISGDMARAYKPHKELFEKALEIAGVTAKEVIHIGDSAASDVKGALAAGITPILLDRTGKEEAGEARIIHSLPEILDYIDE, encoded by the coding sequence ATGTTAAAAGCAGTATTTGTAGACTATACAGGCACGATAATAAAGGAAGACGGGCCGGATATCCAGCAGCTGATCATGCGGGCTTATCAGAACAGCAATATCGAAAGCCCCAAGGCAATGGTGGCTTATTGGTGGAACAAGGTCAAACGATATGAGGAGGAAAGTTTTGGAGAGCGGTTTATTACAGAGGATGAGATTGTAGACCAGATTCTGGAAGACTGCAGGGAGGAGATTCATCTGGAGGATGACAAGAATCAGCTGCATGAACTGTGCCGTCGCTTCTGGGTTCATGCCCCGGCATTTGACGACACGGCAGAATTCTTCGCAAGATGTCCGCTGCCTGTCTATATTATCAGCAATAATGGCGTGAAGTATATTGAAGAAAGCATGGCGGAAAAAGGACTGAATCCTGCGGGAATCATCAGCGGAGACATGGCAAGGGCATACAAGCCGCATAAAGAATTGTTTGAGAAGGCGCTGGAGATCGCTGGAGTGACCGCCAAAGAAGTGATTCACATAGGAGATTCGGCCGCGTCCGATGTAAAGGGGGCGCTTGCCGCCGGGATTACGCCCATACTTCTTGATCGGACCGGGAAAGAAGAGGCGGGGGAGGCCAGGATTATCCATTCTCTGCCAGAGATTTTGGACTATATAGATGAGTAA
- a CDS encoding Hsp20/alpha crystallin family protein, with protein sequence MLMPSIFGDSLFEDFMDFPFRRHASSNVMKTDVKDAGDHYELDIDMPGFDKKDIKAELKDGYMTISATTDKNNDEKDKDGKYIRRERYYGSCSRSFYVGENVEESDIKARFENGILKLSVPKSEDKKAIENNKYIAIEG encoded by the coding sequence ATGTTGATGCCTAGTATTTTTGGAGATAGTTTATTTGAAGACTTTATGGATTTTCCATTCCGCAGACATGCATCCAGCAATGTAATGAAGACAGATGTAAAGGATGCTGGCGACCATTACGAGTTGGACATTGATATGCCGGGATTTGACAAGAAGGATATCAAGGCGGAACTCAAAGATGGCTATATGACCATCAGCGCAACGACAGATAAGAATAATGATGAAAAAGATAAAGACGGCAAGTATATCCGCCGCGAACGCTACTATGGCTCTTGCAGCCGGAGTTTCTATGTTGGCGAGAATGTAGAGGAAAGCGACATCAAAGCTAGATTTGAAAATGGAATCTTGAAACTTTCCGTGCCAAAGAGTGAAGATAAGAAGGCAATCGAAAATAACAAGTATATTGCGATTGAAGGATAA
- a CDS encoding DUF3783 domain-containing protein, with product MKSTVLCYNLKGTKKGKQIAMIFGFLGYKIRHVEKEEYEVPIGVLAGASSQDQEAAQYEGEGFPEEMLVMHAATEDMLDKALFLMKKEKVQVGLKAMVTETNQEWTSLALHDEIQKEHEYMKQRKEERKQED from the coding sequence ATGAAATCTACCGTATTATGTTATAATTTGAAAGGCACGAAAAAGGGAAAGCAGATTGCCATGATCTTCGGATTCCTTGGATATAAGATACGCCATGTGGAGAAAGAAGAATATGAGGTTCCCATTGGCGTGCTGGCGGGGGCAAGCAGCCAGGATCAGGAGGCTGCGCAGTATGAAGGAGAAGGATTTCCGGAAGAGATGCTGGTTATGCATGCCGCGACAGAGGACATGCTAGACAAGGCGTTATTCCTGATGAAGAAGGAGAAGGTACAGGTAGGCCTGAAAGCCATGGTGACTGAGACCAACCAGGAATGGACATCTCTTGCGCTTCATGATGAGATACAGAAAGAGCATGAGTATATGAAACAGAGGAAGGAAGAAAGGAAACAGGAAGATTGA
- the pcrA gene encoding DNA helicase PcrA yields the protein MSIYDTLNEQQKEAVLHTEGPLLILAGAGSGKTRVLTHRIAYLIEEQGVNPWNILAITFTNKAAGEMRERVDKLVGFGAESIWVSTFHSTCVRILRRHIDLLGYDNNFTIYDSDDQKTLMKDVCKLLQIDTKIFKERALLGTISHAKDELITPEEFRIRAEGDFSQKKIAEVYEEYEKQLRANNALDFDDLLVKTVQLFQTQADVLEYYQERFRYIMVDEYQDTNTVQFELIRLLASKYRNLCVVGDDDQSIYKFRGANIKNILNFEHVFEDAKVIKLEQNYRSTSNILNAANAVIRNNRGRKDKTLWTDNGDGEKLEFRQFDTAYDEAEYIVGDIREHVDRGECTYNDNAILYRTNAQSRIFEEKFVTANIPYKIVGGVNFYARREIKDLLSYLKTVDNGQDDLAVRRIINVPKRGIGLTSINRVQEYAVRHEVGFYEALRAVDLIPNIGRGASKLESFVALIEHFKTDAQEMSISGLMKEIIEETGYVESLEAEDSEEAEARIENIDELMSKIVAYEDACEEMNEPPTLSGFLEEVALVADIDSLDENSDYVVLMTLHSAKGLEFPHVYLAGLEDGIFPSYMTITADDPEEVEEERRLCYVGITRAEKALTLTCARRRMIRGETQYNKMSRFLKEIPMELLSTGAVFEKEKEEPAKQAAYMQARQAFRTKAFAAPKPARQFGTPAGDGPGYGVGDRVRHMKFGEGTVTAIVEGGRDYEVTVDFDGPGTKKMFATFARLQKV from the coding sequence TTGAGTATATACGATACATTGAATGAACAGCAGAAAGAGGCGGTGCTTCATACAGAAGGCCCGCTTCTGATACTTGCCGGGGCAGGCTCGGGAAAGACCAGGGTGCTGACCCACAGGATCGCATATCTGATAGAAGAGCAGGGAGTAAATCCCTGGAATATACTGGCCATAACCTTTACCAATAAGGCGGCAGGAGAGATGAGGGAGCGTGTGGACAAACTGGTAGGATTCGGGGCGGAGAGCATCTGGGTCAGCACGTTCCATTCCACTTGCGTGCGGATCCTTCGAAGACACATCGATCTGTTGGGCTATGATAATAACTTTACCATCTATGACAGCGATGACCAGAAGACGCTGATGAAAGACGTATGCAAGCTGCTTCAGATTGATACGAAGATTTTTAAGGAAAGGGCTTTGCTTGGCACCATCTCTCATGCCAAGGATGAACTGATCACGCCGGAAGAATTCCGGATCCGTGCAGAGGGCGATTTCAGCCAGAAGAAGATCGCGGAGGTGTATGAGGAATATGAGAAGCAGTTGAGGGCCAATAATGCCCTGGATTTTGATGACCTTCTTGTTAAGACGGTGCAACTTTTCCAGACGCAGGCAGATGTGCTGGAGTATTACCAGGAACGCTTCCGTTATATCATGGTGGATGAGTATCAGGATACGAATACGGTCCAGTTCGAACTGATCCGGCTGCTGGCTTCCAAGTACCGAAACCTGTGCGTAGTAGGTGATGATGACCAGTCTATCTATAAGTTCCGGGGAGCCAATATCAAGAATATCCTGAATTTTGAGCATGTGTTCGAGGATGCCAAAGTGATCAAGCTGGAGCAGAACTATCGCTCTACCAGCAACATCCTGAATGCTGCCAATGCAGTCATCCGCAATAACCGCGGTCGTAAGGATAAGACCTTGTGGACGGACAACGGGGACGGCGAGAAGTTGGAATTCCGCCAGTTCGATACCGCATACGACGAAGCGGAATATATTGTGGGAGATATCCGGGAACATGTGGACCGGGGCGAATGTACATACAATGACAATGCCATCTTATATAGGACAAATGCGCAGTCCCGTATCTTTGAAGAAAAGTTCGTGACTGCCAATATTCCTTACAAGATCGTGGGCGGCGTCAACTTCTACGCAAGAAGAGAGATCAAAGACTTGCTGTCCTATCTGAAGACGGTAGATAACGGCCAGGATGACCTGGCAGTGCGCCGGATTATCAATGTACCCAAGAGGGGAATCGGTCTTACCAGCATCAACCGGGTGCAGGAATACGCCGTCCGGCATGAGGTGGGATTCTATGAGGCTCTGCGGGCTGTGGATCTGATTCCCAACATTGGCAGAGGGGCGTCAAAACTGGAGTCCTTCGTGGCGCTGATTGAGCATTTCAAGACGGATGCGCAGGAGATGAGCATTTCCGGACTGATGAAAGAAATAATTGAAGAGACCGGCTATGTAGAAAGCCTGGAGGCTGAAGACAGTGAAGAAGCGGAGGCAAGGATCGAGAACATCGACGAGTTGATGAGCAAGATCGTGGCCTATGAGGATGCCTGCGAGGAAATGAATGAACCGCCCACTTTGAGTGGATTTCTGGAGGAAGTTGCCTTGGTGGCGGATATCGACAGCCTGGATGAGAACAGCGACTATGTGGTGCTGATGACTCTGCACAGCGCAAAAGGGCTGGAGTTCCCGCATGTATATCTGGCAGGGCTGGAAGACGGAATATTTCCAAGTTATATGACCATTACGGCAGATGACCCGGAAGAAGTGGAAGAGGAGCGAAGGCTCTGCTATGTGGGAATTACCAGGGCAGAGAAGGCGCTGACGCTGACCTGCGCAAGGCGGCGGATGATCCGGGGGGAGACGCAGTATAACAAGATGTCCCGTTTCCTAAAAGAAATACCCATGGAACTATTGTCCACAGGGGCAGTCTTTGAAAAGGAAAAAGAAGAACCTGCCAAGCAGGCAGCGTATATGCAGGCCAGGCAGGCATTTCGGACGAAGGCATTTGCAGCGCCTAAGCCAGCCAGGCAGTTTGGCACTCCAGCCGGAGACGGGCCCGGGTATGGCGTAGGCGACCGGGTGCGGCATATGAAGTTCGGGGAAGGAACGGTAACGGCGATCGTGGAAGGCGGAAGAGACTATGAAGTGACGGTTGATTTCGACGGGCCGGGGACGAAGAAGATGTTTGCGACATTTGCAAGATTACAGAAAGTATAG
- a CDS encoding TlpA family protein disulfide reductase, protein MKKTTKRLLFPIFMATIIFTAACSAKTDTDNKKAPASGATKSDTQQKTQEKDSDNIKLKTLSGYEMDSKSLFTQSELTVINVWNSSCTSCEKEMGILESLSQEYAGRGVQILGLIQGVTDVKDADSLAVVNSAGINYTQLLDSEEFSQLYLKDLGPLPSTIFIDRKGNVLGQMESGSQDALQWKSEIENYHQKVCVGDHPADSSFG, encoded by the coding sequence ATGAAAAAAACAACGAAAAGGCTGCTTTTCCCTATTTTCATGGCGACAATCATCTTCACTGCGGCCTGCAGTGCGAAAACCGACACCGACAATAAAAAAGCGCCTGCAAGTGGCGCCACAAAAAGCGACACGCAGCAGAAGACCCAGGAAAAGGACTCCGATAACATAAAATTGAAGACCTTGAGCGGATATGAAATGGATTCCAAGAGCCTTTTCACGCAATCAGAACTAACCGTTATAAATGTGTGGAATTCTTCCTGCACCTCCTGCGAAAAAGAAATGGGGATACTGGAGTCGCTGAGCCAGGAATATGCCGGTAGGGGCGTCCAGATATTAGGACTGATTCAGGGCGTCACCGACGTAAAGGATGCAGATTCCCTTGCCGTCGTAAACAGCGCAGGCATCAACTATACCCAATTGCTGGATTCTGAGGAATTCAGCCAGTTATACTTAAAGGATCTGGGCCCTCTTCCATCCACCATTTTTATTGACCGTAAGGGAAATGTCCTGGGCCAGATGGAAAGCGGCAGCCAGGATGCCCTTCAATGGAAATCCGAGATAGAGAACTATCACCAGAAAGTCTGTGTTGGAGATCATCCGGCAGACTCTTCCTTTGGCTGA
- a CDS encoding NYN domain-containing protein produces MDEQCYALLIDADNVSAKYIKPILTELSKYGVITYKRIYGDWTSTQNSSWKDELLTNSITPIQQFSYTQGKNATDSAMIIDAMDILYTNDVDGFCIVSSDSDFTRLVSRIRESGKMVIGMGENKTPEPFRKACDKFTILENLLNEQEPGSPKTEDTQDTLGREKIEIEDAIIKMIIENQDSNKATGLGEVGSRLVSLYPDFDVRSYGYNMLSKFLEEFTRIQLVKHGNIVSVALREDWGMKEDIDGYVVYIVKRAGKDGIELSTLGNKVYEKYKDFKISDYGYAQLNQYVKSIEHIKVEQVGTILKAKYIK; encoded by the coding sequence ATGGACGAGCAGTGTTATGCACTATTGATAGATGCGGACAACGTATCTGCCAAGTATATCAAGCCTATATTGACGGAGTTGTCTAAATATGGGGTTATCACATACAAAAGGATATATGGAGACTGGACGAGCACGCAGAATTCCAGCTGGAAAGACGAACTGCTGACCAATTCCATAACGCCAATCCAGCAATTCAGCTATACACAAGGAAAAAATGCGACAGATTCCGCTATGATTATAGATGCCATGGATATTTTGTATACGAATGATGTGGATGGATTCTGCATCGTATCCAGCGACAGCGACTTTACCCGGCTGGTAAGCCGTATCAGAGAGAGCGGAAAGATGGTGATCGGCATGGGCGAGAATAAGACGCCGGAGCCATTCAGAAAGGCATGTGATAAATTCACGATTCTCGAGAACCTGCTAAATGAGCAGGAGCCGGGAAGCCCGAAGACTGAGGATACCCAGGATACGCTTGGCAGGGAGAAGATTGAGATTGAAGACGCGATCATCAAGATGATCATTGAGAACCAGGACAGCAATAAGGCTACCGGCCTGGGCGAGGTGGGAAGCCGCCTGGTCAGCCTGTATCCGGACTTTGACGTTCGTAGCTACGGCTATAATATGCTGTCAAAGTTCCTGGAGGAATTCACCAGAATCCAGTTGGTCAAGCATGGAAATATCGTGTCCGTAGCCTTGCGGGAAGACTGGGGTATGAAAGAAGACATTGACGGATATGTGGTTTATATCGTAAAGAGGGCTGGAAAAGACGGCATAGAACTCAGCACCCTCGGCAATAAAGTGTATGAAAAATATAAGGATTTTAAGATCAGCGATTATGGATATGCCCAGCTGAATCAGTATGTTAAGAGTATAGAACATATTAAGGTGGAACAGGTTGGCACCATATTGAAGGCAAAATATATCAAGTAA